From the Deinococcus gobiensis I-0 genome, the window CAGTTTCAGGACCGCGCCCAGGGTCGTGTGCAGGGCGTGGGCGTCCAGCGTCTCATAGCCCAGCACCGAGAGCGCCCGCGCCCAGTCCAGCGTCTCGGCCACGCCGGGCGGCTTGCCCAGCGGCAGCTCGCGCAGGGCGTGGACCGCCCGCGTGACCCCGGCGGCCAGCGCCGCCGTGACCTCGGGCAGCCGGGCGCGCACGATCTCCAGCTCCTGCGCGCGGCTGGGGTACTCGACCCAGTGGTACAGGCAGCGCCGCCGCAGCGCGTCGCTCAGTTCGCGCGCGCGGTTGCTCGTCAGGACGACGTGGGGCCGGGTGCGCGCGGTGATGGTCCCCAGTTCCGGCACCGTGACCTGCCACTCGGCGAGCAGTTCGAGCAAGAAGGCCTCGAAGGCGTCGTCGGCGCGGTCCACCTCGTCGATGAGCAGCACCGGGGGCACGTCCTCGCTGATGGCCTGGAGCAGCGGCCGGCGCATCAGGAAGTTTTCGCCGTACAGCTCGGCGTCGCTCGGCTCGCGGCCCGTCGCCTCGGCGCGGCGCAGGTGCAGCAGCTGCCGGGCGTAGTTCCACTCGTACAGCGCGGCCTGGGCATCGAGGCCCTCGTAGCATTGCAGCCGGATGAGGCGGGTGCCCAGCACGTCGGCCAGGGTCTTGGCCGCCTCGGTCTTGCCGACCCCGGCGGGACCTTCGAGCAGCAGGGGCCGCCCCAGCAGGGTCACGAGCCGCAGCGCGGTGCCCAGCGCCTCGCCCGCCACGTAGCCGCGCGCGCGGAAGGCGGCGTTCAGGTCGGGGGGCGCGGCGTCCACCCTAGGCCAGCGTCCCCGAGGCGGCCTCGACACTGGCGCTCATGTTCTGGAAGGTCTTCTGGATGAGCTTCTGGGCCTGCGCGTCGAGCAGCCGCCCGCCCACCGTCGCCACCGGCCCGCGCATGGTGGCGTCGCCGGTCCAGTCGAGGGTGGTCGTGCCGTCGCCGTTGTCCACGACGGTCGCCCCGGCCAGCAGGTCCACGACACTGCCCAGACCCCCGCCGTTCACCTTGACGTTCACGCGCCCCGCGTCCTCCTCGGGCTGCACCTCGATACCGAACCTGAACTTGCCGCGCACCATCCCCACGCCGACCTGCACGGTGGCGTCCATGTGGGTGGCGTCCCTGACCTGCACGTCCTGCACGTCGGGCAGGCAGCGCGCCACGCGCTCGGGGTCGCGCACGAAGGCCCAGACGGCGGCGGGCGGGGCCTTGACGTGTTCCTGGCCGGAATAGTTGAGTTTCATCGGGGGCACCTCCGAATGGGGGCGGGGACGGGCGGGCACGGGAGCGGGCCGGGAGTTGTGCGGTACGCCGATTGTACCGGGCGCGGGCCTAGCATGTCGCCATGCTTCTCCCTGCGCCTTCTCCTGTCCCCCACCGGCTCGGCGTGCTGCTCGCGGCCGGGCGCAGCACGCGCATGGGCACGCCCAAACAGCTCGCGCCGCTCGGCGGTCAGGCGCTGTGCCGCCACGCGGCCGGGGCGCTGGCGGCCGGGGGTTACGGCGCGCTGCTGGCCGTCGTGCCCCCCGGCGAGGTCGGGGCGGCCGTGCGCGCGGCGCTGGCGGGGCTGCCCTTCGCCTTCACCGAGAACCCCGAGCCCGGGCGCGGGCTGGCCTCGTCCTTCCGGGCAGCGGCGGCGTGGGCGCTCGCGCAGCCCCGGCCCTTCGCCGCCGTGACCTTCGCGCTCGCCGACATGCCGCTGGTCACGCCCGCGACCCACGCGGCGCTGGCCGGGGCCTTCGCCGATACGGGCGCGCCCGCCGTCCTGGCCCGCTACGGCGAGGGCGAGGCGGCCGTCCATGCCCCGCCGCACCTGTTCCGGGCCGACCTGCTAGGGCGCGTCGCCGCGCTGCCCGACGCCGACCACGGCCCCCGCGCCCTGCTGCGCGAGTACGCCGCCAGCACGGTCACGGTGCCGCGCCCGGCCGCCGAACTGCTCGACGTGGACACGCCCGAGGCGCTGGCGCGGGCGCGGGGGCTGTTCGGCGCCTCAGACTGACGCCGGGTCACGCACATGAACGTTTGACCGGTTCCCCACTCCTGCACCGGCGACCCGGCTCCAGAACAATGGGCGCATGTCCACGCCTCCCCCTTCCCCACTGCCCGGCTTCACCGAGGGCGCGCAGGTCATCCATGTTCCGGGCGACCGGCCCCCGGTGGACGAATTCAGCCACGTCGTGTACTCGCAGGTCCGGAACGGCCCCGCCGTGCGCGCCCTGCACCTGATCCTGCTCGTGCCGCGCACCGGGGCGCCCAAGCCGGCCGTCGTGTACTTTCCGGGCGGCGGCTTCACCTCGGCCGCGCACGGCAAATTCTTCGAGATGCGCGCCGCGCTGGCCGCTGCGGGCTTCGTGGTCGCGGCGGCGGAATACCGCACCGTGCCCGACACCTTTCCCGCGCCGGTCGAGGACGGCAAGGCGGCCGTGCGCTACCTGCGGGCCCACGCCGCCGACTACGGCATCGACCCCGCGCGCATCGGCGTGCTGGGCGACTCGGCGGGCGGCTACCTCGCGCAGATGGTGGGCCTGACCGGGGACGAGCCGGCCTTCGACCGGGGCGACCACCTGGGCGAGTCCTCCGGGGTGCAGGCGGTCGCCACGCTGTACGGCATCTCCGACCTGCTGAACATCGGCGAGGGCTTCGGGGCCGACGTGCAGCGCGTCCACGCCTCGCCCGCCGTCACCGAGGCGCTGCTATTGCACGGCCCGGCCTTCGGCGACTCGGCGGGCGGGCCGGTGGACCGCGACCCGGCCCAGGCCCGGCAGGCCAGCCCGGTCGGCCACCTCGGCGGCCCCAAGCCCCCGTTCCTGATTCTGCACGGCAGCGCGGACCAGCTCGTGTCCCCGGTGCAGAGCCGTCAGCTCTACGAGGGCCTGCGCGGCGCGGGCCAGAGCGCCGAGTACCTGCTCGTCGAGGGCGCGGGCCACGGGGACGGGCCGTGGTATCAGCCGGAGCTGATCGGGCGGGTCGTGGCCTGGTTCGGCCGTCAGCTCGGGCGGGGCTGAAGAACGGCCGCCCACGAGTAGGGCTCACAGCGGTGTCCAGTTCCGTTGAGGGGCCGACTGCAAGCCCCTCAACTTCACTTCTGGCCGCTGTCCTTCTCGCTTGCCTACGCTGTTCGATTCAGAGG encodes:
- a CDS encoding alpha/beta hydrolase, which gives rise to MSTPPPSPLPGFTEGAQVIHVPGDRPPVDEFSHVVYSQVRNGPAVRALHLILLVPRTGAPKPAVVYFPGGGFTSAAHGKFFEMRAALAAAGFVVAAAEYRTVPDTFPAPVEDGKAAVRYLRAHAADYGIDPARIGVLGDSAGGYLAQMVGLTGDEPAFDRGDHLGESSGVQAVATLYGISDLLNIGEGFGADVQRVHASPAVTEALLLHGPAFGDSAGGPVDRDPAQARQASPVGHLGGPKPPFLILHGSADQLVSPVQSRQLYEGLRGAGQSAEYLLVEGAGHGDGPWYQPELIGRVVAWFGRQLGRG
- a CDS encoding AAA family ATPase, which translates into the protein MDAAPPDLNAAFRARGYVAGEALGTALRLVTLLGRPLLLEGPAGVGKTEAAKTLADVLGTRLIRLQCYEGLDAQAALYEWNYARQLLHLRRAEATGREPSDAELYGENFLMRRPLLQAISEDVPPVLLIDEVDRADDAFEAFLLELLAEWQVTVPELGTITARTRPHVVLTSNRARELSDALRRRCLYHWVEYPSRAQELEIVRARLPEVTAALAAGVTRAVHALRELPLGKPPGVAETLDWARALSVLGYETLDAHALHTTLGAVLKLREDAQLAAPLLERQLARPE
- a CDS encoding SRPBCC family protein, with product MKLNYSGQEHVKAPPAAVWAFVRDPERVARCLPDVQDVQVRDATHMDATVQVGVGMVRGKFRFGIEVQPEEDAGRVNVKVNGGGLGSVVDLLAGATVVDNGDGTTTLDWTGDATMRGPVATVGGRLLDAQAQKLIQKTFQNMSASVEAASGTLA
- a CDS encoding nucleotidyltransferase family protein, whose translation is MLLPAPSPVPHRLGVLLAAGRSTRMGTPKQLAPLGGQALCRHAAGALAAGGYGALLAVVPPGEVGAAVRAALAGLPFAFTENPEPGRGLASSFRAAAAWALAQPRPFAAVTFALADMPLVTPATHAALAGAFADTGAPAVLARYGEGEAAVHAPPHLFRADLLGRVAALPDADHGPRALLREYAASTVTVPRPAAELLDVDTPEALARARGLFGASD